The following proteins come from a genomic window of Acetivibrio cellulolyticus CD2:
- a CDS encoding ABC transporter permease — protein MLKFLIRRIILSLITVWMVVTFTFMLMHHLPGDPFVSKKAVPPQVLQNVNEKYGLDKPILEQYFIYIGNIFKGDMGISMKYANKSVNSIIARAFPVSLDLGLRALFIAIFMGLLLGIVAALNKNKPLDDISLFISVIGISIPGFALGTLSQYLLCYKFSGFLAKAMGSSWRLFPVSGWGGFSYTVVPSMTLAFGAMALIIRMMRASLLDVIGQNYITNARAKGLSGKEIILKHGIKNALFPVISVLGPLTASILLGSFAIEKIFSIPGLGHYLVSSVQEKDYTMVIGLSLFTSLIVVLVNTITDILYSIMDPRVKL, from the coding sequence GTGCTCAAATTTCTCATCAGAAGGATAATTCTATCTCTGATTACTGTGTGGATGGTTGTGACGTTTACATTTATGCTTATGCACCATCTGCCAGGTGATCCTTTTGTCTCAAAAAAGGCTGTGCCTCCTCAGGTATTGCAGAATGTCAACGAAAAGTATGGACTTGATAAGCCCATACTTGAACAGTACTTCATATACATTGGGAATATCTTTAAAGGAGATATGGGAATATCTATGAAGTATGCAAATAAAAGTGTCAATTCAATAATTGCCAGAGCATTTCCCGTATCCTTAGATTTAGGTTTAAGAGCACTTTTTATAGCAATTTTTATGGGATTACTTCTAGGGATTGTGGCAGCACTAAACAAAAATAAACCCTTGGATGATATAAGCCTTTTTATTAGTGTAATTGGAATATCTATACCTGGTTTTGCGTTGGGTACTCTTTCACAATATCTGCTGTGTTATAAATTTTCCGGTTTTTTAGCCAAGGCAATGGGAAGTAGCTGGAGGCTTTTTCCTGTAAGCGGTTGGGGTGGATTTAGCTATACAGTAGTTCCATCCATGACTTTAGCGTTTGGAGCAATGGCGCTGATAATAAGGATGATGAGGGCCAGTTTGCTGGATGTTATAGGGCAGAATTATATAACAAATGCAAGGGCTAAAGGATTATCCGGAAAGGAAATAATACTTAAGCATGGAATAAAAAATGCCTTATTTCCTGTAATATCAGTGCTTGGACCGTTAACTGCATCAATACTGCTTGGGTCCTTTGCAATTGAAAAGATTTTTTCAATACCTGGCCTTGGGCATTACCTTGTTTCAAGTGTGCAGGAAAAGGATTATACAATGGTTATAGGATTGTCGCTGTTCACATCGCTAATAGTAGTGTTAGTCAACACAATAACTGATATTTTGTATTCTATTATGGACCCTAGAGTTAAATTGTAG
- a CDS encoding peptide ABC transporter substrate-binding protein produces MRFNKGILVLIIFLMCFSMFFTGCNTKEAVLQEISISLGGEPQILDPQLVTDVIPMRVVNAVFEGLCRKDKEGIPMPGVAKSWDISEDKLVYTFHLREARWADGSQITATDFKEAWLRALDPKPADHQPALLGYLLLCIEGAEQYSYEDGKKEAVGIEAKDDKTLVVKLKQPTPYFLDLVCSSVFMPVNMKFYGNQPLVSKISTYGAEAQNILGNGPFAIKEWNHGQNIVLEKNENYWNEENIKLDKVNFRVIADNSSAITSFKAGEIDVVSITEAHQIDELKANGDKVENYNVGATQYISINNADPLLKNENLRRAIALGIDRKNLVDKVVKDGSKEALGFVNPVVRGVDKAFRDETGDLFRGDNTAEAESYALKSLVELGLKDMPKLTLLVEDMETSKRDAQAIQEMWRKNLGMEVEIQTMSFESIQDKMMQKDYQMALLMWSGDYNDPTSFLEIFETENYFNVAGYNNPDFDSILSNARKETDDKKRMNLLSEAEKLLFKSMPICPLYYIYNSYALKPDVKGFLRGSSAIQDIELYWTYIE; encoded by the coding sequence ATGAGGTTTAACAAAGGCATTTTGGTACTTATAATATTTTTAATGTGTTTTAGCATGTTTTTTACAGGATGTAATACTAAAGAGGCAGTTTTGCAGGAGATATCAATTAGTCTTGGGGGAGAGCCTCAAATATTGGATCCGCAGCTAGTTACCGATGTTATTCCTATGAGAGTGGTAAATGCAGTATTTGAAGGCTTGTGCCGAAAGGATAAGGAAGGCATTCCGATGCCCGGGGTTGCGAAATCATGGGATATTAGCGAGGATAAACTTGTATATACTTTTCATTTAAGAGAAGCACGTTGGGCAGATGGCTCACAAATTACGGCAACTGACTTTAAAGAGGCGTGGCTAAGGGCACTTGATCCTAAACCTGCAGATCATCAGCCTGCACTTTTAGGGTATTTGCTCCTTTGTATAGAAGGAGCCGAACAATATTCTTATGAAGATGGAAAGAAAGAAGCTGTAGGTATAGAGGCCAAGGACGACAAAACTTTGGTTGTAAAGTTAAAGCAGCCTACTCCATACTTTCTTGACCTTGTATGCAGCAGCGTATTTATGCCGGTAAATATGAAGTTCTATGGAAACCAGCCGCTGGTTAGCAAAATAAGTACATATGGGGCAGAAGCGCAAAACATATTGGGCAACGGGCCTTTTGCCATAAAGGAATGGAATCACGGTCAGAATATAGTGCTTGAGAAAAACGAGAACTATTGGAATGAGGAAAATATCAAGCTTGATAAAGTTAATTTCAGAGTAATTGCTGACAATTCTTCTGCTATAACGTCATTCAAAGCGGGAGAAATAGATGTTGTGAGTATTACAGAAGCTCATCAGATTGATGAACTTAAGGCTAATGGAGACAAGGTAGAGAATTATAATGTTGGAGCAACTCAGTATATTTCAATTAATAATGCAGATCCGCTGCTTAAAAATGAAAATTTGAGAAGGGCTATAGCCTTGGGCATTGACCGTAAGAACCTTGTTGATAAAGTAGTAAAAGATGGCTCAAAGGAAGCTTTAGGATTTGTCAATCCTGTTGTAAGAGGGGTGGACAAAGCTTTTAGAGATGAAACGGGTGATCTTTTTAGAGGGGATAATACAGCAGAAGCTGAAAGTTATGCTTTGAAATCTCTTGTTGAGTTGGGACTTAAAGATATGCCGAAATTGACCTTATTGGTAGAAGATATGGAAACATCAAAAAGGGATGCACAGGCCATTCAGGAGATGTGGAGAAAAAACCTGGGTATGGAAGTTGAAATACAAACAATGTCCTTTGAGTCTATTCAGGATAAAATGATGCAGAAAGATTACCAGATGGCACTTCTGATGTGGTCAGGAGATTACAACGATCCCACTTCATTTTTAGAGATCTTTGAAACAGAAAACTATTTTAATGTTGCAGGCTATAACAATCCCGATTTTGACAGTATTCTTAGTAACGCCAGGAAAGAAACCGATGACAAAAAGAGAATGAATTTGCTTAGTGAGGCTGAAAAACTATTATTTAAAAGTATGCCGATATGTCCCTTATATTATATATACAATAGTTACGCATTAAAGCCGGATGTAAAGGGCTTTTTAAGAGGAAGCAGTGCTATACAGGATATAGAGTTATACTGGACTTATATAGAATGA
- a CDS encoding ABC transporter permease, producing MQIYRAVKTVLKNRIAVTALVFLGVVSVVSIIGPLLSEYNYYAQDLNNSFLPPFRGKHFFGTDNFGRDLFIRVCEGAKISLTIGIAAAMIQTFIGVLYGCTAGITGGIVDEVLMRVVDMIHSIPNLIIVILLTVFMGRSEMTIIIALSITDWTAMARVMRGQTLLLREMEFVQGAKVLGIGRFQIILRHIIPNCMGPIIVNLMLSIPAAIFSEAFLSFLGLGIEVPKASWGTLASEGFVYVSSYPWMIIVPLSFIAVTMISFYMLGDAIKDALDSIA from the coding sequence ATGCAAATATACAGAGCTGTAAAAACCGTACTTAAAAATAGAATTGCTGTAACAGCATTGGTTTTTCTAGGTGTGGTTTCTGTTGTTTCTATTATAGGACCTCTCTTATCTGAATATAATTACTATGCTCAGGATTTGAACAATTCTTTTTTGCCTCCATTTAGGGGCAAACACTTTTTCGGAACGGATAATTTTGGAAGGGATCTTTTCATTAGGGTGTGTGAAGGTGCCAAAATCTCACTAACCATAGGGATAGCTGCTGCAATGATTCAGACGTTTATCGGGGTATTATACGGGTGTACAGCAGGGATCACTGGTGGTATAGTTGATGAGGTTCTGATGCGGGTTGTTGATATGATTCATTCAATTCCCAATTTAATAATAGTAATTCTTTTGACCGTTTTTATGGGACGAAGTGAAATGACAATAATTATTGCTCTTTCAATAACAGATTGGACGGCAATGGCGAGAGTTATGAGGGGTCAAACACTTTTGCTAAGGGAGATGGAATTTGTGCAGGGTGCCAAAGTACTTGGAATAGGAAGGTTTCAGATTATTTTGAGGCACATTATTCCAAACTGCATGGGACCTATTATTGTAAACTTAATGTTGAGTATACCTGCAGCAATCTTTTCCGAAGCTTTCTTGAGTTTTTTGGGACTTGGGATAGAAGTTCCTAAAGCAAGCTGGGGAACTCTTGCAAGCGAGGGCTTTGTCTATGTTTCATCATATCCATGGATGATTATAGTTCCTTTGAGCTTTATTGCTGTTACTATGATAAGCTTTTATATGTTGGGTGATGCTATAAAAGATGCCTTGGACTCTATAGCATAG
- a CDS encoding ABC transporter ATP-binding protein, which produces MENLLEICNFSLYSKENIILDKINLSVASGEIVAVVGESGSGKSMLAKSILNIVISGHFRREGRILLEGKSIESLPERQMVQVRGKNVGMIFQEPLSYLNPTMKVGRQLAEPLVKHCSVNYKEAEDKLKLLLDKLKINDLKGYLNKYPHELSGGMAQRGMIAMTASCLPKIIIADEPTSSLDSITQQSIAELLKSLSCDFGISVIFITHDLLLADRIAGRVIVLSKGRVVEEGKTREVFENPKSEATLRLAASALKNVCALETDREFNDKEVLLRVASVSKRFTKCEGDVLQDISLSLHKGETVGLVGESGCGKSTLARMIARIIKPSLGSILYKDNNIYKNNRYPELVQMIFQDPFLSLDPHMMVNDIILEGARRKKHFTKKEAIEMVGTYLEMVGLDFALGTRYPHQLSGGQCQRVSIARALTMNPELIVCDEPTSSLDTVSQAQILDLFKRLKREKGMGYLFISHDIRLLSNICDRIAVMHNGKIIESGKCNEVLSSSAQPYTKLLIQATYGCAST; this is translated from the coding sequence ATGGAAAACCTTCTTGAAATATGCAATTTTTCTTTGTACTCAAAAGAGAATATAATTCTGGATAAAATAAATTTAAGCGTTGCAAGTGGCGAAATTGTTGCAGTTGTAGGAGAGTCTGGCAGCGGAAAAAGCATGCTTGCAAAATCTATTTTGAATATTGTCATCAGTGGACATTTCAGGAGAGAGGGAAGAATACTTTTAGAGGGAAAAAGCATAGAATCGCTGCCTGAAAGGCAGATGGTACAGGTAAGAGGGAAAAACGTCGGTATGATATTTCAAGAGCCCTTATCATATTTAAATCCAACTATGAAGGTTGGCAGGCAGTTGGCTGAACCGCTTGTAAAACATTGCAGTGTTAATTATAAAGAGGCAGAAGACAAGCTAAAGCTGCTGTTGGACAAACTGAAAATAAATGACCTTAAGGGATATTTGAACAAGTATCCGCATGAGTTGAGCGGCGGAATGGCTCAAAGAGGTATGATTGCCATGACAGCTTCGTGTTTGCCCAAAATAATTATAGCAGATGAGCCAACCAGTTCTTTGGATTCAATAACGCAGCAATCTATTGCAGAACTGCTTAAGAGCTTGTCTTGCGATTTTGGCATTTCAGTGATATTTATTACCCATGATCTGCTGCTGGCGGACAGGATTGCAGGTAGAGTTATTGTCTTAAGCAAGGGAAGGGTTGTTGAGGAAGGAAAAACTAGAGAAGTGTTTGAAAATCCAAAGAGTGAAGCTACATTAAGGTTGGCAGCCTCAGCACTAAAAAATGTGTGTGCGCTTGAGACAGACAGGGAGTTTAATGATAAAGAAGTATTATTAAGGGTTGCATCGGTCAGTAAACGTTTCACAAAGTGTGAGGGCGATGTATTGCAGGATATATCCTTAAGTTTGCATAAAGGAGAAACAGTCGGGTTGGTGGGGGAAAGCGGATGCGGAAAATCCACACTTGCCAGAATGATTGCAAGAATTATTAAACCATCTTTAGGAAGTATTCTTTATAAGGATAACAATATATATAAGAATAATAGATATCCGGAACTTGTTCAGATGATATTTCAAGATCCGTTTTTGTCACTGGATCCTCATATGATGGTCAATGATATAATTTTGGAAGGTGCCCGGAGAAAAAAGCATTTTACCAAAAAGGAAGCTATAGAGATGGTAGGAACATATCTGGAAATGGTAGGACTGGATTTCGCTTTGGGAACAAGGTATCCTCATCAACTCAGTGGTGGGCAGTGCCAGAGAGTTAGCATTGCAAGAGCTTTAACAATGAATCCTGAGTTAATAGTATGCGATGAGCCGACTTCAAGTCTGGATACAGTTTCGCAGGCTCAAATTCTAGATCTGTTTAAAAGGCTGAAAAGAGAAAAGGGTATGGGGTATTTGTTTATCAGCCATGATATAAGGTTATTAAGCAACATTTGCGACAGAATAGCTGTTATGCATAATGGCAAAATTATAGAATCAGGAAAGTGTAATGAAGTACTTAGTAGTTCTGCTCAACCATACACAAAGTTGCTTATACAAGCCACATATGGATGTGCAAGTACTTAA